In the Populus trichocarpa isolate Nisqually-1 chromosome 1, P.trichocarpa_v4.1, whole genome shotgun sequence genome, one interval contains:
- the LOC7480356 gene encoding probable methyltransferase PMT17 has protein sequence MANGSPKHHHQLEAKRKRLTWIVGVSGLCVLFYVLGAWQHSAPLTNLTQSITKADCDVSNRAAVSSNPSTSSSSVALDFDSHHQSQINNTTSVNEFPPCDMSFSEYAPCQDTQRGRKFDRNMLKYRERHCPTKDELLLCLIPAPPKYKTPFKWPQSRDYAWYDNIPHKELSIEKAVQNWIQVEGDRFRFPGGGTMFPRGADAYIDDINELIPLTDGSIRTAIDTGCGVASWGAYLLKRDIISMSFAPRDTHEAQVWFALERGVPGMIGIMASQRLPYPARAFDMAHCSRCLIPWHKYDGMYLIEVDRVLRPGGYWILSGPPIHWKKHWKGWERTQEDLKQEQDAIEDVAKRLCWKKVVEKDDLSVWQKPLNHIDCIASRKTYKTPHICKSDNPDAGWYKEMEVCITPLPEVSSSDEVAGGAVEKWPARAFAIPPRIRSGSIPGITAEKFKEDNNLWKDRVTNYKHIISPLTKGRYRNIMDMNAQLGGFAAALAKYPVWVMNVVPANSNPDTLGVIYERGFIGTYQDWCEAVSTYPRTYDLIHAGGVFSIYQDRCDITHILLEMDRILRPEGTVIFRDTVEVLVKIQTITNGMRWKSQIMDHESGPFNPEKILVAVKTYWTGEKKQKQKE, from the exons atggctAATGGATCACCAAAGCACCACCATCAGCTAGAAGCGAAGAGAAAGCGCCTAACTTGGATTGTTGGGGTCAGTGGCCTTTGcgttttgttttatgttttgggaGCTTGGCAGCATTCCGCCCCACTCACAAATCTGACTCAGTCCATCACTAAAGCAGACTGTGATGTTTCAAATCGTGCCGCGGTTAGTTCTAATCCATCAACATCTTCATCATCAGTTGCCTTGGATTTTGATAGCCATCATCAGAGTCAGATCAACAATACTACTTCAGTTAATGAGTTTCCACCATGCGACATGTCCTTTAGTGAGTACGCTCCTTGCCAAGATACTCAAAGGGGAAGGAAATTTGATAGGAACATGTTGAAATATAGAGAGAGGCATTGCCCAACAAAGGATGAATTACTCCTTTGCTTGATACCTGCTCCGCCTAAATACAAGACCCCTTTTAAATGGCCTCAAAGCCGTGATTATGCCTGGTATGATAATATTCCCCATAAAGAACTTAGTATTGAAAAGGCTGTGCAGAATTGGATTCAAGTTGAGGGTGACCGATTTAGATTCCCTGGTGGAGGCACCATGTTCCCGCGTGGAGCTGATGCTTATATTGATGACATTAATGAGCTCATTCCTCTTACTGATGGAAGCATCAGAACTGCAATTGACACAGGCTGCGGT GTTGCGAGTTGGGGTGCGTACCTGTTGAAGAGGGACATTATATCAATGTCTTTTGCACCAAGGGATACACATGAAGCACAGGTCTGGTTTGCGTTGGAGAGGGGAGTTCCTGGTATGATTGGTATCATGGCTTCGCAAAGGCTTCCTTACCCAGCAAGGGCTTTTGACATGGCTCATTGTTCCCGTTGCTTGATACCGTGGCATAAATATG aTGGTATGTATCTAATTGAAGTGGATAGAGTTTTAAGGCCTGGTGGCTACTGGATTCTATCTGGTCCTCCTATTCACTGGAAGAAACACTGGAAAGGTTGGGAAAGAACCCAAGAAGACTTGAAGCAAGAGCAGGATGCTATTGAGGATGTAGCCAAGCGCCTGTGCTGGAAGAAAGTGGTTGAAAAGGATGATCTTTCAGTCTGGCAAAAGCCCCTGAACCACATTGATTGTATTGCAAGCAGGAAGACCTATAAAACACCACATATATGCAAATCAGACAATCCAGATGCTGGCTG GTACAAAGAAATGGAAGTTTGCATAACTCCATTACCAGAAGTAAGCAGCTCGGATGAAGTAGCTGGTGGTGCCGTGGAGAAATGGCCAGCACGTGCATTCGCAATCCCTCCAAGAATTCGCAGTGGTTCAATACCAGGAATCACTGCTGAGAAATTCAAGGAGGACAATAATCTGTGGAAGGATAGAGTGACAAATTATAAGCATATCATTAGTCCTCTCACCAAAGGCAGATACAGGAACATAATGGACATGAATGCACAGCTTGGAGGATTTGCTGCAGCCTTGGCAAAATATCCAGTGTGGGTTATGAATGTGGTTCCTGCCAATTCAAATCCAGACACACTTGGTGTGATCTATGAACGAGGTTTCATTGGAACATATCAAGATTGGTGTGAGGCAGTCTCAACATATCCAAGAACATACGATCTCATCCATGCTGGTGGGGTGTTTAGTATATATCAGGACAG GTGTGACATAACCCACATTCTGCTGGAGATGGATAGAATTCTGAGGCCAGAAGGGACAGTGATATTCAGGGATACAGTAGAGGTTCTTGTGAAGATTCAGACCATAACAAATGGCATGAGGTGGAAGAGCCAAATTATGGACCATGAAAGTGGACCTTTTAACCCAGAGAAAATTCTTGTTGCTGTCAAAACTTACTGGACTGGtgaaaagaagcaaaaacaaaaggagtag